In one Thermodesulfobium acidiphilum genomic region, the following are encoded:
- the gcvPB gene encoding aminomethyl-transferring glycine dehydrogenase subunit GcvPB, translating to MKLIFEESKSGRKSFNLPKLDVNLKNFPDELCRSELNLPEISELDLIRHFINLSRLNFSVDTQFYPLGSCTMKYNPKILEKASNIPEFLNLHPFLSILPDSINRCKGALELISDFQDILCEITGMDCATTSPMAGAHGELTGIMIISSYHKSKNSKRTKVIVPDSSHGTNPASASMVGYEVVTIPSNSEGEMDVDELKKHLDTDVAAVMMTCPNTLGLFEKNIKEISDLAHSVGALMYYDGANLNAIMGKVRPGDLGFDVIHVNVHKTFGTPHGGGGPGAGPVGVKKFLEDFLPIPRVKREDDSLVVVSNSDKSIGHVSSFFGNFAVILKAYLYIKLLGTDGIKYSAEMAVLNANYVMNRLKNYLKLPYDRTCMHECVFSLSEMAKKGASALDFAKFLIDRGFHPPTIYFPLIVKEAFMIEPTETESMETLDKFVDAIIDAVKLAEQNPEAFKEFPKTTVISRPDETKAAKDLIVKARL from the coding sequence ATGAAATTGATATTTGAGGAATCAAAGAGTGGCAGAAAGTCTTTTAATTTGCCTAAATTAGATGTAAATTTAAAGAATTTTCCTGATGAGCTTTGTCGCTCAGAACTTAATTTGCCTGAGATATCAGAGTTAGATCTTATAAGACATTTTATTAATCTTTCCAGATTAAATTTTTCTGTGGATACTCAATTTTATCCGTTGGGTTCTTGTACCATGAAATACAATCCAAAAATTTTGGAAAAAGCTTCGAATATTCCTGAATTTCTAAATCTCCATCCTTTTTTGTCTATTTTGCCAGATAGTATTAATAGGTGTAAAGGTGCTCTTGAGCTTATTTCAGATTTTCAGGACATATTATGTGAGATAACTGGAATGGACTGTGCTACTACTAGTCCGATGGCTGGAGCTCACGGTGAATTAACTGGTATTATGATTATTTCTAGTTATCACAAATCAAAAAACTCGAAGAGAACCAAGGTTATTGTGCCTGATTCTTCACACGGCACAAATCCTGCAAGTGCATCTATGGTAGGCTATGAAGTAGTTACAATACCTTCAAATAGCGAAGGGGAAATGGATGTAGATGAGTTAAAAAAACATCTTGATACAGATGTGGCTGCAGTAATGATGACATGTCCTAATACTTTAGGTTTGTTTGAGAAAAACATAAAAGAGATTTCCGATTTAGCTCATTCTGTAGGAGCATTAATGTACTATGATGGTGCTAACCTTAACGCAATTATGGGCAAAGTCAGACCTGGTGATCTTGGATTTGACGTTATCCACGTAAATGTGCACAAGACTTTTGGTACTCCTCATGGTGGCGGAGGTCCTGGAGCTGGGCCTGTAGGAGTTAAGAAATTTCTTGAAGATTTTCTCCCTATTCCTAGAGTAAAAAGAGAAGATGATTCTCTAGTTGTAGTATCAAATTCAGATAAATCAATTGGACATGTTTCATCATTCTTTGGAAACTTTGCTGTTATCTTAAAGGCATATCTATATATTAAACTTCTTGGGACTGATGGAATAAAATATTCTGCAGAAATGGCAGTATTAAATGCAAATTACGTAATGAATAGACTTAAAAATTATTTGAAACTTCCGTATGATAGAACTTGTATGCACGAATGTGTATTTTCTCTTTCTGAAATGGCTAAAAAAGGCGCAAGTGCTCTGGATTTTGCAAAGTTCCTTATAGATAGGGGATTTCACCCACCTACAATATATTTTCCATTGATAGTAAAGGAAGCCTTTATGATTGAACCAACTGAAACCGAATCTATGGAAACTCTTGATAAATTCGTAGATGCTATTATAGATGCAGTTAAATTGGCAGAACAAAATCCTGAAGCCTTTAAAGAGTTTCCTAAAACAACTGTCATTTCAAGACCAGATGAAACAAAGGCTGCTAAAGATTTGATTGTCAAGGCTAGACTATGA
- the gcvPA gene encoding aminomethyl-transferring glycine dehydrogenase subunit GcvPA translates to MNFCPHTPEDIREMCSVCNVNEVDDLFKELPVEEIDFKKLGKGISEYEGYNLILNLARKNNLLSYHFLGAGFYDHIIPSVVDFVASRSEFYTAYTPYQPECSQGTLQSLFEYQTAICNLTDLEVTNASLYDGGTALAEAVLMSLRITKREKIIMDKSVNPIYRNIVKTYLKFLPYELIEVETEEIEPDFGKIKSLLDSNVACFVFQNPTFYGSVHDWTDLINFAHEKNILAVSSVYPISLGIVKTPGKMGVDIATGEGQSLGNPLSFGGPYFGFLVTKKVYIRNMPGRIVGETLDRNNKRAYVLTLQAREQHIKRHRATSNICSNEGLCALRALVYLCSLGKSGLKELALINFSKSEYMKKKLIEIGLVIKNNATTFNEFVVKFNRPAKEIFSTLLSKNIAFGIPLYLFGGSENDILINVTEKMSKYNIDNVCSILEAIL, encoded by the coding sequence ATGAATTTTTGTCCACATACACCTGAAGATATAAGGGAAATGTGTTCTGTTTGTAATGTAAATGAAGTAGATGATTTATTCAAAGAGCTCCCAGTTGAAGAAATTGATTTCAAAAAATTGGGCAAAGGGATTTCTGAATATGAAGGATACAATCTTATTTTAAACCTGGCTAGAAAAAATAATTTGTTATCATATCACTTTTTAGGTGCAGGATTCTATGATCACATAATTCCTAGTGTAGTTGATTTTGTTGCATCGAGATCTGAATTCTATACTGCCTATACACCCTACCAACCAGAATGTTCTCAGGGAACTTTACAATCGCTGTTTGAGTATCAGACTGCTATTTGTAACCTGACTGACCTTGAAGTGACGAATGCATCTCTCTACGATGGTGGAACTGCTCTTGCTGAAGCTGTTTTGATGTCTCTAAGAATCACCAAAAGAGAAAAGATAATAATGGACAAAAGCGTTAACCCAATATATAGAAACATAGTCAAGACGTATTTAAAATTCTTGCCATACGAATTAATTGAAGTTGAGACAGAAGAAATTGAGCCAGATTTTGGAAAAATAAAGTCTTTGCTTGACTCTAATGTGGCTTGTTTTGTTTTCCAGAATCCAACTTTTTATGGGAGTGTTCATGATTGGACTGATCTTATAAATTTTGCTCATGAAAAGAATATTTTGGCTGTATCAAGCGTATATCCTATTTCTTTAGGAATTGTAAAAACGCCAGGTAAGATGGGAGTAGATATTGCAACTGGTGAAGGACAATCACTTGGCAATCCGCTTTCATTTGGAGGGCCATATTTTGGTTTTTTGGTAACCAAAAAGGTGTACATTAGAAATATGCCTGGCAGGATTGTGGGTGAAACATTAGACAGAAATAACAAAAGAGCTTATGTTTTAACTCTTCAGGCTAGAGAACAACACATAAAAAGACATCGTGCGACGTCTAATATATGCTCTAACGAGGGCCTTTGTGCTTTAAGAGCTTTGGTTTACCTTTGTTCTCTTGGAAAGAGCGGCTTAAAGGAATTGGCTCTGATAAATTTTAGTAAAAGTGAATACATGAAGAAAAAGTTGATAGAGATAGGGTTGGTTATAAAGAATAATGCAACTACTTTTAACGAATTTGTTGTTAAATTTAATAGACCTGCTAAAGAGATTTTTTCAACATTATTATCAAAAAATATTGCCTTTGGAATCCCATTGTATCTGTTTGGTGGTTCAGAAAATGATATTTTGATAAATGTAACTGAAAAGATGTCAAAGTATAACATTGATAATGTATGTTCTATTTTGGAGGCCATATTATGA
- the gcvH gene encoding glycine cleavage system protein GcvH produces the protein MSRYYSKDHEWLEIDNNVGIVGITDYAQHQLGDITYVELPEVGTEIKQFSIFCTIESVKAASDVYAPVSGKIIEVNSRLENEPEIINKSPEEEGWIVKVEISDTSELKNLMDKASYENYIKELD, from the coding sequence GTGTCAAGATATTATTCAAAAGATCACGAGTGGTTAGAGATAGATAACAATGTAGGAATAGTTGGTATTACAGATTACGCACAGCATCAGTTGGGAGACATTACTTACGTTGAATTGCCGGAAGTTGGTACTGAAATCAAACAGTTTAGTATATTCTGTACTATTGAGTCAGTAAAGGCAGCTAGCGATGTATATGCTCCTGTAAGCGGGAAGATAATTGAAGTGAATAGTAGGTTGGAAAATGAACCTGAAATTATAAATAAGAGTCCAGAAGAAGAAGGTTGGATAGTTAAGGTGGAAATTTCTGACACCAGTGAGCTTAAAAATCTTATGGATAAGGCATCATATGAAAATTATATTAAGGAGCTGGACTAA
- the gcvT gene encoding glycine cleavage system aminomethyltransferase GcvT produces the protein MQNLKSTPLEAEHIKLKAKMVPFGGWNMPIQYESIIEEHMQCRKSVALFDTCHMGEFYFKGDLVNTNIEMAFSFKIGTINVGKCRYGLILNERGGIVDDCIVYRLSADELMMVVNAGTKDNDFNVIKSVLKGNFVFEDRSETTSKLDVQGPFSRDLLRKYFPGIIDELKYFSFTKSSLMDQEVILSRTGYTGELGFEIYMPSIICVDVWNDLLKDEKIKPAGLGARDLLRLEMGYPLYGNDLDEDTTPLEADLSYFVHFDKDFVGKEALLKQKEANLEKIRVGFVCDSRRAPRHNYRIFKDGMDIGYVTSGGFSPSLGKGIGMGYVKPQYSSENTALELSQDRVKIKAVIEKIPFYKNGSLRK, from the coding sequence ATGCAGAATTTGAAATCGACACCGCTTGAGGCTGAGCACATTAAGCTAAAAGCGAAAATGGTACCTTTTGGTGGTTGGAATATGCCAATTCAATATGAAAGTATAATCGAAGAGCACATGCAATGCAGAAAAAGCGTTGCACTTTTTGATACCTGCCATATGGGTGAATTTTACTTTAAGGGTGATTTGGTAAATACAAATATTGAGATGGCTTTTTCGTTTAAAATTGGCACTATTAATGTAGGAAAGTGCAGATATGGCCTAATTTTGAATGAAAGAGGAGGAATTGTAGATGATTGTATTGTTTACAGATTAAGCGCTGATGAGCTTATGATGGTAGTGAATGCTGGGACAAAGGATAACGATTTTAATGTTATAAAAAGCGTTTTAAAGGGTAATTTTGTTTTTGAAGATAGGTCTGAAACTACCTCAAAGCTTGACGTTCAAGGGCCTTTTTCGAGAGATCTATTAAGAAAATATTTCCCAGGGATTATTGATGAATTAAAATATTTTTCTTTTACCAAAAGCAGTCTTATGGATCAAGAAGTGATACTCTCAAGAACTGGATATACTGGAGAACTTGGTTTTGAGATATATATGCCATCAATTATTTGTGTTGATGTTTGGAACGATTTACTTAAAGATGAAAAAATAAAGCCTGCTGGACTTGGTGCAAGAGATTTGTTAAGACTTGAAATGGGTTATCCTTTGTATGGCAATGATCTTGATGAAGACACTACACCATTAGAGGCCGATCTCTCCTATTTTGTTCACTTTGATAAAGATTTTGTGGGTAAGGAAGCTCTTTTGAAACAAAAAGAAGCTAATTTAGAAAAAATAAGAGTAGGCTTTGTTTGTGATAGTAGAAGGGCTCCTAGACACAATTACAGGATATTTAAAGATGGTATGGACATTGGATATGTTACTAGTGGAGGTTTTTCTCCATCACTAGGTAAAGGGATTGGTATGGGCTATGTTAAACCACAATATAGCAGTGAGAACACAGCTTTAGAATTGTCTCAAGATAGGGTAAAAATTAAAGCTGTTATTGAAAAGATACCGTTTTATAAAAATGGATCTCTTAGAAAATAA
- the rdgB gene encoding RdgB/HAM1 family non-canonical purine NTP pyrophosphatase, which yields MKLLLATNNKNKIREIVNVLSKYSLNFILPSEINCFIEPEETGSTFCENALIKARAFYEATNIASLADDSGLEVDALDKKPGVLSSRFFGDVTDLEKCMGILKLLGDLPFEKRTARFKACFVLYEKKVICQVQGVCEGHIGFEPKGENGFGYDPIFIPLGYKKSMAELSLEEKEKISHRGNALRDLSENLKQILRK from the coding sequence ATGAAATTACTTCTTGCTACTAATAATAAAAACAAAATAAGAGAAATTGTGAACGTTTTATCCAAATATAGCTTGAACTTTATACTACCTTCAGAAATAAATTGTTTTATTGAACCGGAAGAAACGGGTTCTACGTTTTGTGAAAATGCTTTGATAAAAGCCAGAGCGTTTTATGAGGCTACTAATATTGCTTCATTGGCTGACGATTCTGGTCTTGAAGTTGATGCGTTAGACAAAAAGCCAGGCGTTTTATCATCAAGGTTTTTTGGCGATGTAACAGATTTGGAAAAGTGCATGGGCATATTAAAACTTCTTGGGGATTTGCCTTTTGAAAAGAGAACTGCGAGATTTAAAGCTTGTTTTGTTCTTTACGAAAAAAAGGTTATTTGTCAGGTACAGGGAGTTTGTGAAGGCCATATAGGGTTCGAACCAAAGGGTGAAAATGGCTTTGGATATGATCCGATCTTTATCCCTTTAGGATACAAGAAAAGTATGGCTGAACTCTCGCTTGAAGAAAAAGAAAAGATAAGTCATAGAGGCAACGCGCTTAGAGATTTAAGTGAAAACTTAAAACAAATTTTAAGAAAGTAG
- the dtd gene encoding D-aminoacyl-tRNA deacylase: MRVVAQRVLSASVSVSEKNLYSSISRGLTLLVNFEKDDKEEEVSLFCEKICKLRLFQSEKMPLDLSLLDIKGELLIVPQFTLLANTSKGLRPSFERSENPNRANELFEYMFNVLKEKVVVRKGFFGEHMKVSLVNDGPVTIIFDTKMNL; encoded by the coding sequence TTGAGGGTTGTTGCACAAAGAGTGTTAAGTGCAAGCGTTAGTGTAAGCGAAAAAAATTTATATTCCTCGATAAGCAGAGGTCTAACTTTGTTAGTAAATTTTGAAAAGGATGATAAAGAGGAAGAAGTTTCACTTTTTTGTGAAAAAATATGTAAATTAAGGCTTTTTCAATCTGAGAAGATGCCTTTGGATCTTTCTCTTCTTGACATAAAGGGTGAGCTTTTGATTGTGCCACAATTTACGTTGCTTGCTAATACTTCAAAGGGTTTAAGGCCTAGTTTTGAAAGATCTGAGAACCCAAACAGGGCAAATGAACTTTTTGAATACATGTTTAACGTTTTAAAAGAAAAAGTTGTTGTAAGGAAAGGATTTTTCGGTGAGCACATGAAGGTATCTCTTGTAAATGATGGTCCTGTAACAATTATTTTTGATACAAAAATGAATTTATGA
- a CDS encoding dihydroorotate dehydrogenase encodes MSNLKVVFCDNVLKNPFIAPSGVFGLGYDVSYDYELNKFGAFTLKTATTKKREGNIPPRIIETPAGMLNSIGLQNPGIDEYLKLFPTIKRFFSDCPLIFSISGETVDDFEYLADKVTEIESDVIALELNLSCPNLRDAGITFSSNVKDSIKVCKRVRKVWKRVLIAKLSPLSNFKEMGISLEGEGVDIFCAINTLPGMRIDINRKKPSLGNIHGGLSGPALLPISLKCVWDLRKASKLPIIGVGGVYSVESAIEMFMAGANYIGIGSSYYNNPDLLDEISIGIKRFLSENNLKGVEDLVSLAHKTN; translated from the coding sequence ATGTCTAATTTAAAAGTAGTTTTTTGTGATAATGTTCTCAAAAATCCTTTTATAGCACCTTCTGGAGTATTTGGTCTGGGGTATGATGTAAGTTATGATTATGAACTTAATAAATTTGGTGCTTTTACTTTAAAAACCGCTACTACAAAAAAAAGAGAGGGAAATATACCGCCAAGAATAATAGAAACTCCTGCAGGGATGCTAAATTCTATTGGACTTCAAAATCCTGGTATAGATGAATATTTAAAACTTTTTCCTACTATAAAAAGATTTTTTTCAGATTGTCCACTGATATTTAGTATATCTGGCGAAACAGTTGATGACTTTGAGTATCTAGCAGATAAAGTAACTGAAATCGAAAGTGATGTTATTGCTCTAGAATTAAACCTTTCCTGTCCAAATTTAAGAGATGCCGGTATTACTTTTTCCTCCAATGTAAAGGATTCAATTAAGGTCTGCAAAAGGGTAAGAAAAGTATGGAAAAGGGTTTTGATCGCAAAATTGTCTCCACTTTCTAATTTTAAGGAAATGGGAATTTCGTTAGAGGGTGAGGGTGTAGATATCTTTTGTGCAATTAATACTTTGCCAGGAATGAGAATTGATATAAATAGAAAAAAACCATCTTTAGGCAATATACACGGTGGTTTATCGGGTCCAGCACTTTTACCTATTTCTCTCAAATGTGTATGGGATTTGAGAAAGGCTTCTAAGTTACCTATTATAGGCGTTGGTGGAGTATATTCTGTTGAATCTGCTATAGAAATGTTTATGGCTGGAGCAAATTATATAGGAATTGGTTCAAGCTATTATAACAATCCAGATTTGTTGGATGAGATTTCTATTGGGATTAAAAGGTTTTTATCAGAAAATAACCTGAAGGGAGTAGAAGATCTTGTTTCTCTTGCTCATAAAACTAATTAG